Proteins from a single region of Saccharospirillaceae bacterium:
- a CDS encoding 2-dehydropantoate 2-reductase, with amino-acid sequence MTQFTNPSIAIVGMGAIGTLLAYHWRDLDPFCVNRDQTPCHRQLTTTNHRQHTLDLPAWPVNQHQQHPLEWLVITTKASDTLTALEPLKPAMISVKRILLLQNGMGQQQQVADWLETQEQVPELWAGISTEGAYRRGDKEVVHAGHGETLIGCWFDHHKPTTTDVTPPAVNEVSDIQQRIRAKLAINAVINPLTAVLRCRNGELVERPAYREKLEQLAQETQTFIERCGWQLPFDLKHRAAEVAQATAANQSSTLQDVLNQRPTELAYINGFLLQQAQPGDLPLTRQLMQQLGEI; translated from the coding sequence ATGACTCAATTTACGAACCCTTCTATCGCGATTGTTGGAATGGGTGCCATTGGCACCCTGTTGGCCTATCATTGGCGTGATCTGGATCCATTCTGCGTCAACCGTGATCAGACCCCCTGCCATCGACAGCTGACCACCACTAACCACCGTCAACACACGCTCGACTTGCCGGCCTGGCCAGTTAATCAGCACCAACAACATCCGCTGGAGTGGTTGGTGATCACCACCAAAGCGTCGGATACCTTAACGGCACTCGAGCCTCTGAAGCCGGCAATGATTTCAGTAAAGCGCATTCTGTTATTGCAAAATGGCATGGGGCAACAGCAACAAGTAGCCGACTGGCTGGAGACGCAGGAGCAGGTTCCGGAGCTGTGGGCAGGCATTTCCACCGAAGGCGCTTACCGCCGCGGAGACAAAGAGGTTGTGCATGCCGGCCACGGAGAAACCTTGATAGGCTGCTGGTTTGACCACCATAAGCCCACCACTACTGATGTAACCCCGCCCGCAGTGAATGAAGTGAGCGACATTCAACAACGCATTCGGGCAAAGCTGGCAATCAATGCCGTTATCAATCCGCTCACTGCCGTCTTGCGCTGCCGCAATGGAGAGCTGGTTGAACGCCCGGCTTATCGAGAAAAACTGGAACAGCTGGCACAAGAAACACAAACGTTTATCGAACGTTGTGGCTGGCAACTGCCTTTTGACCTTAAACATCGAGCGGCTGAAGTCGCGCAAGCAACGGCAGCCAACCAATCATCAACGTTACAGGATGTTTTGAATCAGCGGCCAACCGAGTTAGCCTACATCAATGGCTTTCTGCTGCAGCAAGCGCAGCCAGGAGATTTACCGCTAACGCGCCAACTGATGCAGCAACTTGGGGAAATCTGA